A genomic window from Brassica oleracea var. oleracea cultivar TO1000 chromosome C8, BOL, whole genome shotgun sequence includes:
- the LOC106310639 gene encoding probable receptor-like protein kinase At1g67000, with amino-acid sequence MRIEKLFRFVFGFSGLPNSNQRQNNTQFLSMNHLFSFCLIVFSLFFLFCHLSCASSDDELYKLCRKTFSCGEHADVYYPLWGPGREACGHPDFKLNCSGGFAEVKISAVKFGIIYSSYYRITLRRSDYIDNLYPRNPLNVQFNENVVFFPLNTEVLTVYYDCPNFSPIRSHSSYIGELDAVNGIRNYYVTKNLTSPSLDDIRGLLNNFSEMCKRNVSIPASGSALESLQRSPSQDNLKKAIEQGFDLYVNLDCRRCTYSGGACGYNQTSSLFVCYCKDGPHTSTCQRHHGADLTEGIAIVIIILVGLCSLTGIIALVVFLCPCFRVQIFRKRKTSDERRQEMLRALIPLKHYTYAQVKKITQSFAEVVGRGGFGVVYRGTLCDGRMVAVKVLKDSKDNNGEDFINEVASMSQTSHVNIVSLLGFCSEGSKRAIVYEFLENGSLDKFISDTTIMNLDFTALYEIALGVARGLEYLHFGCKTRIVHFDIKPQNVLLDENLLPKVSDFGLAKLCEKKESIISLLDMRGTIGYIAPEMFSPVYGSVSHKSDVYSYGMLLLEMIGARKKEIVDQVSASNASSMYFPEWIYQDLGQGDNVSPTEYGIRSEEEEIAKKMKIVGLWCIQSSPSNRPPMNIVVEMMEGSLEALEVPPMPVLQQIPAARLSQSFWDSGEGSSASEVLVCSTK; translated from the exons ATGCGAATAGAAAAGCTCTTCCGTTTTGTATTTGGTTTCTCTGGTCTTCCTAACAGCAACCAAAGACAGAATAATACACAATTTTTATCAATGAACCATCTCTTCAGTTTTTGTTTGATAGTATTCTCCCTCTTCTTCTTATTCTGCCATCTTTCTTGTGCGTCAAGTG ATGATGAGCTGTACAAACTCTGCCGTAAAACGTTTAGCTGTGGCGAGCACGCAGACGTCTATTATCCTTTATGGGGGCCTGGTAGAGAAGCATGTGGTCACCCAGACTTCAAGCTCAACTGTAGCGGAGGATTTGCAGAGGTCAAGATTTCCGCTGTCAAATTTGGGATCATATATAGTTCCTATTACAGGATAACACTCAGGAGATCAGATTATATTGACAATCTTTATCCCAGAAACCCACTGAATGTGCAGTTCAATGAAAACGTTGTTTTCTTCCCCCTTAACACCGAGGTCCTTACAGTCTATTATGACTGTCCAAACTTCTCACCAATTAGGTCTCATAGTAGTTATATCGGAGAGCTTGATGCTGTGAATGGCATAAGAAACTACTACGTGACAAAAAACCTCACGTCCCCTTCACTTGACGATATTAGAGGTCTTTTAAACAATTTCTCGGAAATGTGTAAAAGAAATGTCAGTATTCCTGCATCTGGATCAGCATTGGAGTCATTGCAGAGAAGTCCGAGTCAAGATAATCTAAAAAAGGCTATTGAACAGGGTTTCGATCTTTATGTTAACTTGGATTGTAGGAGGTGCACTTACTCTGGGGGTGCTTGTGGATATAATCAGACCTCAAGCCTTTTCGTCTGTTATTGCAAAGATGGGCCGCACACTAGTACATGCCAGAGACACCACG GAGCTGATCTTACTGAGGGCATTG CGATTGTGATCATTATTCTGGTAG GTTTGTGTTCACTAACAGGTATTATTGCGTTAGTTGTGTTCCTATGCCCCTGTTTCCGAGTCCAGATTTTTCGCAAGAGAAAAACATCAGATGAGAGGAGACAAGAGATGTTGAGGGCCCTTATTCCACTCAAGCACTATACGTATGCGCAAGTGAAGAAAATTACTCAGTCATTTGCAGAAGTGGTTGGGAGAGGAGGATTTGGAGTTGTTTATAGAGGAACCCTTTGTGACGGCCGTATGGTTGCGGTGAAGGTCTTGAAAGATTCAAAGGACAATAATGGCGAAGACTTCATCAATGAAGTTGCCAGCATGAGCCAAACATCTCATGTCAACATTGTTTCCTTACTTGGATTCTGCTCCGAAGGTTCAAAAAGAGCAATCGTATATGAATTTCTAGAGAACGGCTCGCTTGATAAGTTCATCTCAGACACCACTATAATGAATTTGGACTTCACGGCACTGTATGAGATTGCACTAGGAGTTGCTCGGGGGTTAGAGTATTTGCACTTTGGCTGCAAAACAAGGATCGTGCATTTCGACATTAAACCTCAGAACGTGCTGTTAGATGAAAATCTTCTCCCCAAAGTTTCTGATTTTGGACTTGCTAAACTCTGTGAGAAAAAAGAGAGCATAATATCGCTGCTAGATATGAGAGGGACAATAGGGTACATTGCGCCAGAGATGTTCTCCCCAGTGTATGGGAGTGTGTCTCACAAGTCAGATGTGTATAGCTATGGGATGCTACTACTCGAAATGATAGGCGCGAGGAAGAAAGAAATAGTTGATCAAGTCTCTGCATCGAATGCAAGCTCAATGTATTTTCCCGAATGGATATACCAGGATCTCGGGCAAGGAGACAATGTAAGTCCTACCGAGTATGGAATCAGAAGCGAAGAAGAGGAGATAGCAAAGAAGATGAAAATTGTGGGTTTGTGGTGTATACAGTCTTCCCCATCAAACCGCCCTCCGATGAACATAGTAGTAGAGATGATGGAAGGAAGCCTTGAAGCTCTTGAAGTGCCTCCTATGCCTGTCTTGCAACAAATTCCAGCAGCACGGCTTTCTCAATCTTTTTGGGATTCTGGGGAGGGTTCAAGCGCTTCTGAAGTATTGGTATGCTCTACAAAATGA
- the LOC106309008 gene encoding lipid phosphate phosphatase epsilon 1, chloroplastic-like, with protein MAVLVKKFARRDGSEQSGSVKQEASINGSPEIQYETVTGRGIEAIVNSLSTWVVSILFASIILLRRDGTALWGIIGSVSNSALSVVLKRILNQARPATTSRPDPEMSSTHAQSISFIFV; from the exons ATGGCCGTTTTAGTCAAAAAATTTGCTCGCAGAGACGGTAGCGAACAATCTGGGTCGGTCAAGCAAGAAGCTTCCATCAATGGGTCTCCAGAGATCCAGTACGAGACGGTAACCGGTCGTGGGATTGAAGCCATCGTTAATAGTCTG AGCACATGGGTTGTGTCTATTCTGTTTGCTTCCATCATTCTTCTGCGGCGTGATGGTACTGCCTTGTGGGGAATCATTGGATCCGTTTCGAATTCGGCTCTTTCAGTGGTGCTGAAGCGTATACTTAACCAAGCGAGGCCTGCTACAACCTCGCGTCCTGATCCCGAGATGTCATCTACTCACGCCCAGTCTATCTCTTTCATATTTGTG
- the LOC106309009 gene encoding uncharacterized protein LOC106309009: MASILSTIIFVLLFIIFSLFVDAHMEHLKLSGAKETMTMRRNLEGNSGSKITASPSRSHQSGQKNTQNEPSKTQPDQASAIITGYGAQIETPTPTMVSDAGSSKFLVLLGFMSSSAVALSVRCCSCRLRILWVLLLICSPPPSLMTALISDLAQICSSHKLHWPDLKILRRAPPSSSSWAMTFFPLGMIYSNWIWCERELHTIALHLPLDRSVKLYDSEHHFLFNPVRSPPLEDTLTSLCSPQTLFTYALSGICSLMSSLLDFDDQRVCLGSMTTLWIRRGNVGVRSFCLNPTPGYSANLAKLIFQEFVIRANRYSLLDLTHWCLPVTAVCA; encoded by the exons ATGGCCTCTATACTCTCCACCATCATTTTCGTACTTCTTTTCATAATATTTTCACTTTTTGTTGATGCTCATATGGAACACCTTAAACTAA GTGGAGCAAAAGAGACAATGACCATGAGGAGGAACTTAGAAGGAAATTCGGGCTCCAAAATTACAGCTTCACCGAGCAGGTCGCACCAGAGTGGACAAAAAAACACTCAAAATGAGCCGTCAAAAACCCAACCTGATCAAGCATCAGCAATTATTACAGGCTATG GCGCTCAAATCGAGACACCCACTCCGACCATGGTTTCCGACGCCGGCAGCTCG AAATTTCTTGTCCTTTTGGGATTCATGAGTTCTTCCGCCGTCGCTCTGTCCGTAAGATGTTGCAGCTGCCGTCTCCGTATCCTCTGGGTCCTGCTTCTCATTTGTAGCCCTCCTCCATCTCTTATGACTGCACTGATATCAGATCTGGCTCAGATTTGTTCTTCACATAAACTCCATTGGCCAGATTTGAAGATTCTGCGACGAGCGCCACCTTCGTCGTCCTCTTGGGCGATGACCTTTTTCCCTTTAGGGATGATCTATTCTAACTGGATTTGGTGTGAGCGAGAGCTCCATACAATTGCTCTTCATCTGCCGCTTGACAGATCTGTGAAGCTCTACGACTCAGAACACCACTTCCTTTTCAATCCGGTGAGGAGCCCCCCGCTAGAAGATACACTTACCAGTCTCTGCTCACCGCAAACATTGTTCACATATGCCCTTTCTGGTATTTGCTCTCTCATGTCCAGCTTGTTAGATTTTGATGATCAGCGGGTCTGTTTAGGTTCCATGACAACTCTCTGGATCCGACGCGGTAACGTTGGAGTCCGAAGTTTCTGTTTGAACCCAACTCCTGGTTACTCAGCAAATCTAGCCAAGCTCATATTTCAGGAGTTTGTTATAAGGGCTAACAGATATTCATTGCTGGATTTAACACATTGGTGTTTACCCGTCACTGCCGTATGCGCCTAG